Proteins from a genomic interval of Ralstonia wenshanensis:
- a CDS encoding succinate dehydrogenase iron-sulfur subunit has product MKRIFEVYRYDPDKDAAPRMQTYEVELDGHERMLLDALVKLKKLDESIAFRRSCREGVCGSDAMNINGKNGLACLTNMRELPEKIVLRPLPGLPVVRDLIVDMTQFFNQYHSIKPYLINDEPPPEKERLQSPEEREELDGLYECILCASCSTSCPSFWWNPDKFVGPAGLLQAYRFIADSRDQATSERLDNLEDPYRLFRCHTIMNCVDVCPKGLNPTKAIGKIKELMVRRAV; this is encoded by the coding sequence ATGAAGCGTATTTTTGAAGTCTATCGCTACGATCCGGACAAGGACGCAGCGCCCCGCATGCAGACCTACGAGGTTGAGCTCGACGGTCACGAGCGCATGCTGCTCGACGCGCTGGTCAAGCTCAAGAAGCTGGACGAGTCGATCGCATTCCGTCGCTCGTGCCGTGAAGGCGTGTGCGGCTCGGACGCCATGAACATCAACGGCAAGAACGGTCTGGCGTGCCTGACCAACATGCGTGAGCTGCCCGAGAAGATCGTGCTGCGCCCGCTGCCGGGGCTGCCCGTGGTGCGCGACCTGATCGTGGACATGACGCAGTTCTTCAACCAGTACCACTCGATCAAGCCGTACCTGATCAACGACGAGCCGCCGCCCGAGAAGGAGCGCCTGCAGTCGCCGGAAGAGCGTGAGGAGCTCGACGGCCTGTACGAGTGCATTCTGTGCGCGAGCTGCTCGACGTCGTGCCCGTCGTTCTGGTGGAACCCGGACAAGTTCGTTGGCCCGGCTGGTCTGCTGCAGGCGTATCGTTTCATCGCCGACAGCCGCGATCAGGCCACCAGCGAGCGTCTGGACAACCTGGAAGATCCGTACCGCCTCTTCCGCTGCCACACCATCATGAACTGCGTCGATGTGTGCCCGAAGGGTCTGAACCCGACCAAGGCCATCGGCAAGATCAAGGAATTGATGGTGCGCCGCGCGGTGTAA
- the sdhA gene encoding succinate dehydrogenase flavoprotein subunit, translating to MVAVKTGLPRRKFDVVIVGAGGSGMRASLQLAEAGLSVAVLSKVFPTRSHTVAAQGGIGASLGNMSEDNWHYHFYDTVKGSDWLGDQDAIEFMCRQAPNVVYELEHFGMPFDRNADGTIYQRPFGGHTSNYGEKPVQRACAAADRTGHALLHTLYQRNVRAKTHFFVEWMALDLIRDQDGDVLGVTALEMETGEVYILEAKTTLFATGGAGRIYAASTNAFINTGDGLGMAARAGVPLEDMEFWQFHPTGVAGAGVLITEGVRGEGGILRNKDGERFMERYAPTLKDLAPRDFVSRSMDQEIKEGRGCGPNGDYVLLDLTHVGAETIMKRLPSIREIGLKFANVDAIKEPIPVVPTIHYQMGGIPTNYHGQVVVPKNGNPNEVINGFYAIGECSCVSVHGANRLGTNSLLDLVVFGRSAGNHIIAQNLKNREHKPLPADAADRALSRLAKLDSSSSGEYAQDVANDIRRNMQSHAGVFRTQKLMDEGVERILEVAERAGSIHLKDKSKVFNTARVEALEVANLVEVAKATMVSAAARKESRGAHAHSDFPNRDDENWMKHSLWYSEGNRLDYKPVQLKPLSVESVPPKARTF from the coding sequence ATGGTCGCAGTCAAGACTGGGCTGCCGCGCCGCAAATTCGACGTGGTGATCGTCGGTGCGGGCGGTTCGGGCATGCGCGCATCGCTGCAGCTGGCAGAAGCCGGCCTCTCCGTGGCCGTGCTGTCCAAGGTTTTCCCCACCCGCTCGCACACCGTGGCGGCGCAGGGTGGTATCGGTGCTTCGCTGGGCAACATGAGCGAAGACAACTGGCACTATCACTTCTACGACACCGTCAAGGGCTCCGACTGGCTCGGCGACCAGGACGCGATCGAGTTCATGTGCCGCCAGGCACCAAACGTGGTGTATGAGCTGGAACACTTCGGCATGCCGTTCGACCGCAACGCCGACGGCACCATCTACCAGCGCCCGTTCGGCGGCCACACGTCGAACTACGGCGAGAAGCCCGTGCAGCGTGCCTGCGCCGCGGCCGACCGTACCGGCCACGCGCTGCTGCACACGCTGTATCAGCGTAACGTGCGGGCCAAGACCCACTTCTTCGTCGAATGGATGGCGCTGGACCTGATCCGCGACCAGGACGGCGACGTGCTGGGTGTGACGGCGCTGGAAATGGAAACCGGCGAGGTCTACATCCTCGAAGCGAAGACGACGCTGTTCGCCACGGGCGGTGCAGGCCGCATCTACGCAGCGTCCACCAATGCCTTCATCAACACCGGTGACGGCCTGGGCATGGCAGCGCGCGCAGGCGTCCCGCTCGAAGACATGGAGTTCTGGCAGTTCCACCCGACCGGCGTGGCCGGCGCGGGCGTGCTGATCACGGAAGGCGTGCGTGGCGAAGGCGGCATCCTGCGTAACAAGGACGGCGAGCGCTTCATGGAGCGCTATGCCCCGACGCTGAAGGATCTGGCGCCGCGTGACTTCGTGTCGCGCTCGATGGACCAGGAAATCAAGGAAGGCCGCGGCTGCGGCCCGAACGGCGACTACGTGCTGCTCGACCTGACCCACGTCGGTGCCGAGACCATCATGAAGCGCCTGCCGTCGATCCGCGAGATCGGGCTGAAGTTCGCCAACGTCGACGCCATCAAGGAACCGATTCCGGTGGTGCCGACCATCCACTACCAGATGGGTGGCATTCCGACGAACTATCACGGCCAGGTCGTGGTGCCGAAGAACGGCAACCCGAACGAGGTCATCAACGGCTTCTACGCGATCGGCGAATGCTCGTGCGTGTCGGTGCACGGCGCCAACCGCCTGGGCACGAACTCGCTGCTCGACCTGGTGGTGTTCGGCCGTTCGGCGGGCAACCACATCATTGCGCAGAACCTGAAGAACCGCGAGCACAAGCCGTTGCCGGCCGATGCAGCGGACCGCGCACTGTCGCGCCTGGCCAAGCTCGATTCGTCCAGCTCGGGCGAGTACGCGCAGGACGTTGCCAACGACATCCGCCGCAACATGCAGTCGCACGCGGGCGTGTTCCGTACGCAGAAGCTGATGGATGAAGGCGTCGAGCGCATCCTGGAAGTGGCCGAGCGTGCTGGCAGCATCCACCTGAAGGACAAGTCCAAGGTGTTCAACACCGCGCGCGTTGAAGCGCTGGAAGTGGCCAACCTGGTGGAAGTGGCCAAGGCGACGATGGTGTCGGCCGCCGCCCGCAAGGAATCGCGCGGTGCCCACGCCCACAGCGACTTCCCGAATCGCGACGACGAAAACTGGATGAAGCACTCGCTGTGGTACAGCGAAGGCAACCGCCTCGACTACAAGCCCGTGCAGTTGAAGCCGCTGTCGGTGGAATCGGTGCCGCCCAAGGCGCGTACGTTCTAA